ttattttgatatgggGGGATTTGAGGAGAGGGATCAAACTTAATACTTCTCTTTGGAGGTTGGGTTTAATGCAAACTAAAccagaggcttttggccgcttaatcttatttatattttcaggATACGAATATTTGATTCCACGTGCATACGTTATAAGTTGAATACAACTTATATATATGTCAAAAACAGGGGATGCCTTGGAAGGAAAATTCTTCATTTTTTGCAGCGCCTACAGAGCTTCGCAGACCTGTATATACTACTTTCCGAAACTCCTCTGATCATTCTTGGAAAGAACCACCAACTTATTATACGTAGTATCACTCAGGATATTTCATGTCCCTTTACCTTAAATTATGATCTTCTCCTTTTACTTCAAACTTCCTCAAAATCACACAACCCTCCTTCCTATCATTAATTTTAGTTGTTAACgaattatttcttctttttaattatctttGTCATGTTTTTAAGCAATTTTTCCTAAGCAACTGATTATGACATGGAAGTGTCATGACATATTGTGAAGCTATCTTTTAGAatttccaaataaataaataaataaataaataaaatgaaagaagtCGAATCACATATCTTGTGTTCGTGTAATTGCGTGTAGGGGTTTCTTTTATCCAAAGTTTGAATTCCAAAAACCTTTTCCGAagactttattttttgtttctatgCTATTTGTGTATTTTTCCTTCCCTTTGCATAAAGCGTACGACTTTAATGTCATTTTAGCAAATACGTAACCCACTTGCGAAGCTTGTCTTGaatcttcatgcatacatatatgcCAATGGGATTCTCATGAGGTAGCTTTCACCCGTAGAACTGAATCCATTCAAGTAATTCTCTAATTCATCCTTGTTTTAAAAGTAAAAGCTGATAGGAAccataaatttaattgtttattaatttttttttaaataaactaaCAAACACgtaaaatattcaattaaatagttcgaaaatcataaaaagaatttcGATTTCCGCATAATCTTGCTAGCTTCAAGCCAATGCAAAGTGCAAACCCCGTTAAAAGATGAACATATATACATGGAGTAAAATACCACCAAGTCTTTCTCCTAAGGCAAACTCAAGAATATGGCTGTCTCCACATTCGACGTGTGTGGAGTAATTAATTCCCCATGTTAAAATACAGTGATGAAGCATGTGTTAGAAAGGTACAAAGGCTTTTCTAAAGTAGTCAGCTTTTAACTTAGTGGGCTGCTGATCAGATCAATTGCCATCGGGATTCTGTCTGCTATACATTTTGGGAGGCCTACCCACTGTGCACGCTGCACAACTAAGTGGGTTTTTCCGGGAAAAGTTATTGTATTGGCAAATATAcaacaaaacagaaaacttCATTCACCTCATAGTTACCATGGTTTAATTAATGGAAAATAATAGCATTACTACTTATTTACTATCctctttttatttgattttttttataattttttattttaattaattattaagaaagtgGACAGTAGTAaagttacatatttttttaatttttttttaatgattaaagatgttaaaaaaattcttaaaagaaaatgaaaaaaaataacaaaaacttgaaataCACATGAGTAGTAAATGGGTAATAGATGGGTAGTAACCCTATCACTacccttaattaattaattaattccccCCTCACCCACTCATCATGACTTGGGATGTTTTTACCAACATGTGATATATTCTCTGATCTGAATCTGTTCTGTTCCCTCAAGAATAAAAAACAGTagttaaaatgtaaaaaatactGACATCTTAGgtagaaagaaaggaaaaagtgaaggatGGGAAGTACTAGGATGACAAAGTAAGGGAGATTAGGAACGTTCATGTTCACTTTCTTTCATATGTGctcagagaaaagaaaaaatatcatgTGTTTGTTAACATGAATGGAAAAATGAtgcaagttttttttgtttgtactGGAAGAATAATGggagtatataaataataaagggaattactttaataattttttaagaagtactgtagcattataaattgatataattttatatgatacgttaaatttactttataataaaaataattttataatataatgtaacatatcaaatcacatcaatttataaatttttttttatatattctcttttaatacaataaacttGACCACCTAAGAGAGAGTACACAAGAAATTAATCTGGTTGTAGGGTTTGGATAAGGGTATTGATCACTAGTGGAGCCCAGAAGAAGTAGGTTTTGTTTTGGGCCTTCACAAGTTGGGTTATTTCCTAACATTTATTCGATGTGTTCCCTGAAATATAGTGATAAAGCCGTCCTGAGCCCTTTGAAACCAGACTAtaagaaatggaaaaatataattgtaagtataattatatattaatttagatattaatataatgtgattggttaaaaagtaaattttattaaaaataatgttaatttaaattttaagtatgaataaatcaatattggtatgcagattagtacgcgactttatttgtatatagcaaaactcttttttctaatctgtgtaccaatattaaaaattaaattagcactatttttaataaaatttactttttaatcaatcataataaattaatacatatattagtgcacaagtatacttataatttttttttcaaaaagtggATTCCTAGCATTTGAATTCTTGAAAAGTTTCTGCACGACCTTTTTTCTGTTTGGTTACTGGTATATATTAATTCTCGTTTTGATAATGAAGTGCATGAACGTACGTATAACGTGCACGTGGAGCATGCTCGATGTAATTGATGTTAATCTTACGCGCGAATCCCAACAACAATTCATCATTCAATATCTCTCATTATCTTATGAATACTTTTCTCACTGCTCACGTTATAGTACTCCATCTTGTCCGCTGGACCAACCCATGCATGCAGGAAAATTGTGATCTTTCGACCATACCAGGATTTTGTTGGGtttcaaataattaagctaGCTAATCAGGTTgcgattttttcaaagggtATCATTAGACtatagaaaattctatacaAAATTTACCATCTGTTAGTGATAGATACGACATATCTTATACAGTAATAgaatcaacaattttttttaagagggGTCGATTTTTCTACCGTAtgacatatttatataaaagaaagagaaaataaaaatcataaaaatataattatatataaaattatctcagtatttgttatatatacatagaaataaaataataaaaaacacaacttaatatatattttaaatttttgacgataatattttataaaataatattcatccattattatttttgtaaggaAATATTTAGCATTTATTTTCGTAAAAATTATCAAGTgattttttacaatattatcTTTCATTCTAGTATATAAGTTAGTTTATCAAGtgtcatataaaatttaaatattttcatgttacattaagcatataatgttataattgaaatcttaaataaatttcttcttatttaaCGAAGCCTATATGATAAAACTTCTCAACTATTTTCATGAAAATTatcaattttaaatgatttttcttgtattttcatattaaaaagtctaatattatttaataaaaaattttgagatctatattaataagtttattattttttataaacttagttttaatttaattttaatgagaATACATCTCTtaaaatagatattatatagaaattatataaaattttgagactataaaaaaaaaaaaaaaaaaaagtagaggagcatttataagtatattgaaattttaaggaTTATAAAATTACAGCTACAGAAACAAGCTATTGTAGCAATAAATACTAAAACCGACAGAAACAAATTACTGCAGCGAGAGTTACCAAATAAAGTGATTTATCGCTAATTCCCACAGGCATTTTCAATCCATGGATCCAAAAGTCCtgcctttatttctttttggtcGGTTCAAATAACTCGGAATAAGTTTGAATATTCTTCACGTCCACCGGAAACTCATCGATCTCATCCTTCCACGGGTTCCTCTCGTCACCACCAACAGTCCTCAAAGCTCGCCAAACGGCACTGCTGCACTTGAATCCAGACCCGAATGCAATCTGCCACAAGCGGTCTCCCTTCTTTATCCTCCCCTTAGCCTCGCCATAAGACAGCGCATACCAAACAGAGCAGCTGCAAGTGTTCCCAAACCTGAACAAGTTCATCCTCGAAGCTTCGATGTCGGCCTCCTTGAACCCTAGGTTTTTCTCAAACTCGTCCAGAACAGGTTTTGTGCCGACATGTGGGAACACGTGCTCTATTGCTTTCTTGAAGTTTGGGATGTAGGGTTTAACATCGGCGATGTTGAAGTATctgataaaatagtttgtgaggTATCTGATTTTCTCAGATAAGGGAAGGACGAGGGAACCAAGTGCACGGATGTTGGCTTCGACAACCTCAATGGCCACCGCTAAGAGATCTCTGCTTATGGTGACACCCCATATTCCTTCGGAGTCTTCTTCGTCGAAAATGCTCTTGTAGGAACGGTCGGAACTAGCAGTTTGGGTGTGGACAGAGTGGATAAGCTCGTACTTTGCTTTGTCATGATCGGACGACCGGTTAGAAAGAAGAATGGCGGCCCCACCGACACGGAATGGGAAATTTATGAAGAGTTTGGACTTCTCGTTGCCTTTGTAGATTGTTTGCTTAGCGTTCTCTGGACTAACCAAAAGGGCATACGTATTAGGGTGCACCTGTGAGACAAGAACACATGCATCCAATAATTACGTATACACAGCTTAATTTAGCAAGTTGAAAACTACTCAATCCAATCAATATTATTTGTACAAAAATGTTATATGCAGtgaattttgtatatttttttacgcACAttattggttgtgtattaaaaaaagctTGATCTAACTAATTGGAGTGTATAGAGAATATACAAAAATGTCTTTATGCATTACTCTTCCTTGTAATTCTTGAGGCCACTATATATACTTTTTGAAAttagttttctgttttcttgaatcTTAGCACAGCTTGTCATATATATTGGAGCAATTGAcagtgtataatatatatacatacaaattatattttagatttctgATTATCGTTTATTTGTAAAATCACTACCATTAATGCTTGATtctaaaaacaacaaaaacacgATCAACCtaagtttttcaaaaaatatttgtcTGTCTATGAAATTACTAACAAAACAGTAGTACTAGAGGAAAAGCAACATGCAAAAATGTGCCAAAAGAAAAACGGGAGGGAGGTGGAAGATCGGGACAGTACTACTGAGAGATTTAACCAAAGTAGTTACTAAACCTGGAGTAGCTTTTGGGCGAGGCCTACTGCTCTAAGTCCAGAACTGCATCCCATGGTCGTAAAATTGTAGACCAGAACATTCTGTCCAAGCTTATACCTATGAACTACCATGTCAGCAAGCGACGGTACAACGTTAAGATTACTAGTTGTGGCTATTACTATCCCTATTTCCTTAACATTCACTCCCGTCTTTTCCAGTAACAAATCCACTGCGCCAAACATCACTGTCTCAACCTCTCTCATCGTCTCTTCTCTGGACAGATCCGGAGGATCCCTCAGCAGATTCGATGGCATGTATGTCTTCTCACCCAATCCTGATCTCCCCAGCAGTTTCCTCATGAACTCTATACTGGCCTCGTGTGAGTTCCCATATATCTTAAACCTTTCTATGAACTTTTCTTTGCTGCACATCTGAGTGGGTGGAGGCTTGTAACAAGCAAAATCTAGTAAGAAAACTTTGGGTGAACGTTTGGtgatgaaaaatataatatttgacaaGATATAAATCAGGGAGGCTAAGAACAgaagtggtgcaagctggaaaCTTCCCAGATTATGATCTAAATTAATCATAGTGAAACCAAACATGGTGTACGTGTGTGCCCTGGCAAAAGGTTTAATTTCTTTGCAGAAACAAAAAACTTGGAGATTCTATATATGGAGATCTATAAACATGGAAGTTCAAGAGCACAAGCTCAAAATGAACTACCAGAGACTTGGAGTGACTGCCATTGGAGTATATAGTACTGCAGTAATGCTACTAGCTATGCCCATTTTAAAGGCCATTTTGCATTCCTACGCCAGCCACCTTGGAATACTATGTGGGATCGATCGGTTGGTCGATCCGGATCGATCTAAGCTTGAAATTTCCCACTTCGTGACTCGGACTAATCCTCATTTGCATGCTTAATTTGACAAAATCGTtttttactaaagaaaaacaGATATTTATGATCaatatcttaattattttttaccaaAATGAGTTCGTTTTAGTTAAAAATAGtctttttaattgtaaaatattgatcataaaaatttattttttttgaagtgCGGACACAAGACATCACGATCCTTAAACGATAATTAATGGTGTATATATCGATCGTTTTATCGTTGAAATATATCAGTCGGTAGGTTCACTTTGAATCAATGTGCGGTAGCTAGCTAGGTGCATGCTTGCTAGCCTTTTGAAATAAGGTGCTTCTTGGGAATtaattaagagtaatgttacatacagtcatttttatatacttcctgcgcactccactgatatgattggttgaattaattttttttaatacacaactaatcatatcactggagtacACAAAGAAGTCcgtaaaaataactgcacataaaattttccatTAATTAATGCTCAGCTTGCACCTCTCATTCCTCGTgggtaattaaataattataaaaataaataaataatattatatataattgtagagGATAACATTtgtcttgaaaaaaaatattatttattattaaaaaattattatttttttgatataaatatcatatttttttcaaaagagttTAAGAGCGTTACGTAATTGCAAATGTCACAACTTGGAAAATCAAACATGAGTACGTATAGTAATCGTACTTCGAATGAATTGACCTTCCACCTACTTCCAATCAAATAATTTCCATCCAACAGTTCCGTTATTGGATATATACGAGAATGGTCAGCATGTGCGCATTTCGGTGTTTCACCCACTGTGGAAGATTAGAAAAACAGAGTTTTGTTCAACCAATTAAGCATGATCGAGACAGCCCGGCATATACCTTACTATTCCATTACCATTTGTTTATtactatttgaaatttttatttttttatatttttcttttaagtattttttcaacatctttaattattaagaaagaatttaaaaaatatataattttactaataattatttttttaattattaaataaattaaatatttttaaaaaattaaaaaataataaaagagttgTAGAAGGGTGATAATGTTATCATTATTCCGGCATGTATAGCAGTCAAATCAAAAGGCGGCAGGTTTTGTGGCCCCTTAGGCCCTTTTTACCAAAGTTTT
This is a stretch of genomic DNA from Carya illinoinensis cultivar Pawnee chromosome 3, C.illinoinensisPawnee_v1, whole genome shotgun sequence. It encodes these proteins:
- the LOC122305262 gene encoding 3-ketoacyl-CoA synthase 2-like isoform X1, with protein sequence MFGFTMINLDHNLGSFQLAPLLFLASLIYILSNIIFFITKRSPKVFLLDFACYKPPPTQMCSKEKFIERFKIYGNSHEASIEFMRKLLGRSGLGEKTYMPSNLLRDPPDLSREETMREVETVMFGAVDLLLEKTGVNVKEIGIVIATTSNLNVVPSLADMVVHRYKLGQNVLVYNFTTMGCSSGLRAVGLAQKLLQVHPNTYALLVSPENAKQTIYKGNEKSKLFINFPFRVGGAAILLSNRSSDHDKAKYELIHSVHTQTASSDRSYKSIFDEEDSEGIWGVTISRDLLAVAIEVVEANIRALGSLVLPLSEKIRYLTNYFIRYFNIADVKPYIPNFKKAIEHVFPHVGTKPVLDEFEKNLGFKEADIEASRMNLFRFGNTCSCSVWYALSYGEAKGRIKKGDRLWQIAFGSGFKCSSAVWRALRTVGGDERNPWKDEIDEFPVDVKNIQTYSELFEPTKKK
- the LOC122305262 gene encoding 3-ketoacyl-CoA synthase 20-like isoform X2; translated protein: MCSKEKFIERFKIYGNSHEASIEFMRKLLGRSGLGEKTYMPSNLLRDPPDLSREETMREVETVMFGAVDLLLEKTGVNVKEIGIVIATTSNLNVVPSLADMVVHRYKLGQNVLVYNFTTMGCSSGLRAVGLAQKLLQVHPNTYALLVSPENAKQTIYKGNEKSKLFINFPFRVGGAAILLSNRSSDHDKAKYELIHSVHTQTASSDRSYKSIFDEEDSEGIWGVTISRDLLAVAIEVVEANIRALGSLVLPLSEKIRYLTNYFIRYFNIADVKPYIPNFKKAIEHVFPHVGTKPVLDEFEKNLGFKEADIEASRMNLFRFGNTCSCSVWYALSYGEAKGRIKKGDRLWQIAFGSGFKCSSAVWRALRTVGGDERNPWKDEIDEFPVDVKNIQTYSELFEPTKKK